Part of the Xanthomonas sp. SI genome is shown below.
GCCCATGCCGGCGCAGCAGCGTGGCCACCTGCAGCGTGGCCAGCGGCGGATACGGCTTGCCGCGCTCCCATTGCTTGGGATCGTAGCGCAGGAAATAGGAGTGGCTGACCTGGATCTTTGGCATCGGCGGAAGGGTCTCGTTCGGCGCCGGCGACAGATGCCGCGGCGCATGCAGCAGTGGCCGCGCACAGGTGGCCGTGCCGTAAGTGCCGCTGGCGGCGTCTTTGGTTGTGCGCGCTGTGCAGGCACGTCGGCGCGCGACCCGCGCAACCTTTGCTGCCGCTGCACGCACTCACGCGCATCGACCCCACGGACCCATCCCCGATGCAGCTCTCGACCGTGCGCACGCAACGCTGGGAGCCTGTGGCCGGCACTGCCGCAACCCAGGCTGGGGTTGCCGCCGATCCGTTTCACGACCGGCTGCGGCGCGACCACGTCCTCAGCAAGCAACTGCTGGGTGGCCGCTTCCGCTTCGAAAGCAATAGCGAGGCCTTGCTGCAGTTGGTCGAAGCGGCGTTCGGCGGCGTACCGCCGCACCAGCTGCCGGAGGCAGCCGACTTCCATATCGAGCTGAACCTGGTCGCGCGCCACGACGCACCCTATGTGTTCGCGCTGCAGCCGCCGCCGGTGCAGACCCATTCCGGCGCGGGCGCGCTGTGCGGGGTCATCGACGCCGACAACTACATGGTGCTGATGCCGGACCAGGGCAGGGCGCTGCTGGTGGTGTCGCAAGACATGCTCGCCCATCCCTACCATGTGCGCTACGAACTGATCGAGTTCGCGGTGTTCGTGCTGGCGGCGCGCGCGATGCGCCTGGTGCCGCTGCACGGCGCCTGTGTCGGCGCTGGCGGGCGCGGTGTGTTGCTGCTCGGCGCCAGCGGTGCGGGCAAGTCCACGCTGGCCCTGCACAGCATGCTGCGCGGGCTGGAGTTCCTAGCCGAGGACGCGTTGTTCGTCGAGCCGCAGCGCATGCTCGCCACCGGCATCGGCAACTTCCTGCACCTGCGGCCGGATCTGCTGCGGCTGGTCGACGAGCAGACCCGCGCCTGGATCGCAGCCGCGCCGACGATCCGGCGCCGCAGCGGCGCGGTCAAGCACGAAGTCGATATCCGCAATGGTCGCGCATGCCTGGCGCCCGCGCCGTTGCAGCTTGCCGGTGCGGTGTTCGTCTCCAGCACGGTTGCCGCGGATCCGCAGCAGCTGTTGCGGCCCATCGCCGAACACGAGGTGCTCGAACGCCTGACCGCCGACCAGCCGTACGCCGCCGCGCAACCGGGATGGTCGCTGTTCGCACGCCAGCTGCAAAGGCTGGGCGTGTACGAGCTGCAACGCGGCACGCATCCGGATGCTTCGGTCGACGCCGTGCTGCAGTTGCTGCGATGAGTGCGGCGACGACGAGCGTATGCCGGCCATGAGAACGGAGACGTCGCGGTGCCGCAAGGCGGTGGGCAAGCCTCCTGCACGCTACCTTTCGGATCGCATGAGAGGCGCGGAGCTTGCTTCCGTGCCCGGCGCGTCGCAGCGCGCCGTGCTGATCGGCGAACGGGCTACGTCCCCGGGCTGTCACCGATGACCGCACGCACCACCGCGCCCGACCAAGCGCCGCCGCTGCTGCGCACCTTCATCGCCACCCTGGATCGTGGCGAGCGGATGCGCATCTGTCTCTACGTCGTGCTGTCGTTGGTCTGCGCGCTGGCCGGCGCCGTGGCCACGGTCGCCCTGGTGCCGCTGGTGCAACCCGGGCATGCACTGACCCTCGGCGGCCACGTGCTCGCATTGCCCGACGGGATCCTGGCCCAGGCGGCAATCTTCGTCGTCGCCAGCGCCGGTTTCGCCCTGCTGCGTTGGACCGGCGCACGGCTGGCCGCTGACCTGGCCAGCGGCCATGCGGTGCGCCTGCGCCGCATGGTGCACGCGCGCCTGCTCGACGCGCCGCTGCCGGCGCTGGTCGACGCCAGCTCGGCGGAAATCGCCAACGTCCTCACCTACAACATCGAGATCATCGTCCAGGGCTTCAGCGCCTTGCTGCAGTTGCTGGTAGCCGCTATCACCGCCGGCGTCAGCCTGGGCATCGCCTTTCTGGTGTCGCCCATCCTGGTGTTGGCGCTGCCGCCGCTGCTGGGCCTGGCCGTGCTCGCGTTCCGCATCTCCGGCCACGAACAGGCCCGGGTCAGCCGCCAGTACGTCGTCGACATGACCCGGCTGTTCTGGCTCAGCGAGGATTTCCCGCGGCGCCTGCGCCACGTGCGTTCGTTCGAACGCGAAGACCTGGAGAAAAGCGGTTACGACGCGATCTCCAGCCGGCTCAGCCATGGCTACTGGCGGCAACAGGCACTGGTCGCCTCGGGCCGACTGCTGCTCGAACTCAGCGCCGTCGCCGCCATCGCCGCGATCATGCTGCTGGCCGGCCTCTGGCACGGCATCGACCGCGGCGCGCTGATCACCGTAGGCCTATTGTTGGGGCGGTTGCTGCCATATCTGGTCTCGACCCGGCAGAGCTTCCAGCAACTGCGATCGGCAGCACCGGCGCTGGAGCTATGGCAACACTATGTGGGCCTGGGGACGGCGAGGGCGGTGCCGGCAACGCCGCGCGCGGCCGCGCCCATGCATGGCCCGCTGCGGATCCACCGGATCGGCCTGGCGCCGCCGCTGGCCGCGGTCGCGATCGGCGAACTGATCCTGGCGCCCGGCAGCATGACCTTGATCTGCGGACACTCCGGTGCCGGCAAGAGCAGCCTGATGGACGTGCTCGCCGGCATGGTCGAACCGCGCGAGTTCGCCGCGCAATGCGATGGGCAAACGCTGGATTTCGCGGCGTACCGCGCCCTGGTCCGGCATGGCGCCTATGTCGGTCAGAGCGTGCGACCGTGGCAGCACACGGTACGCGACTGCCTCGCCTGGGCCGAGCCGGGCGCCAGCGAAGCGGCGATGTGGCAGGCGCTGCGCGACGTCAGCCTGGCCGCACGCCTGCAGGCTGGCGCGCAGGGCCTGGACACTACCTTGAACAGCGCCGCCGCCAAACTCTCCGGCGGCGAACTGCAGCGCTTGCTGCTGGCACAGGTGATCCTCAGGCAGCCGCGGATCGCCTTGCTCGACGAAGCCACCAGCGCACTCGACGCGGTCTCGGAGAAGCATGTGCTGTCGACGCTGCGGCAACGCCTGCCGCGCACCGCGCTGGTCGTCGTGTCGCACCGGACCAGCCTGTCGGCCGTGGCCGACCGCTGCCTGCACATGGCGCGCCCGGCATCGGCGCCGCTGCCGATGGCACAACAGCCGCTCTGACCTGCGCCGCATGCGGGCGCGATCCGCGCTGGCGCGCCGCGCTGCGAAAAGCGATGGCCCGTATTGCTGCATTGCACGGAACCGTCTACCGTCCATGGCCTCGACAGCATGCGCGCCTGCTGCTCGCCGGATCACCGCCCTACGCACCGCATCGCCCATCACAGGCGATGGCGCAAGGTAGGGGCAGGGCGGACACCTGGCCGCCAGGAGCGGCGTTCTGAACGACACGATGACCAGCGGTGCCCGGGAACTGTTGAAATGGATCGCCTTGCTGCTGATGACCGGCGATCACGTGGCGAAGGTGCTCGACGACGGCTACCTCCCGGTCGTGTCCGAACTCGGCCGTGTCGCGTTCCCGTTGTTCGCCCTGGTCATGGCCTACAACCTGGCCCAGCCTGGCGCCGACGTGCTCAAGTCCGTGCGCAGGCTGCTGCTGTGGGGAATCCTGGCCCAGCCGGCGTGTGGACTGGCGTTCGGCTACTGGGTGCCGTTCAACGTGCTGCTGAGCTTCGCCCTGGCGGCGGCGGCGATCTGGAGTATCCAGCAACGGCAGTGGACCTTGCTCGGCATGTGCGTCCTGGCGGCGCCGCCGCTGGTGGACTACAACTGGGCCGGACTGATTCTGGTGCTGGCAGCCTGGTGGGTGTTCCGTTTGCGCGCGGTGCCGCAGGCGCCACGCCAGGAAGCCATGCGGCACGGCGTCCGCTACGTGGTCGAACACCGCTATGCGCGCATCGCCATACTCGTCGTGGCGTTCGGACCGCTGTGCTGGTGGAACGGCAACGGCTGGGCCTTGCTGGCATTGCCATTGATGGCGCTGCTGGTGAACCGCAATTTCCCCATTCCCCGGACGCGCTGGGCGTTCTATTTCTACTACGTGGGGCATCTGGCGCTGCTTGCGGTGCTGGCGCGAACGATGGCCGTACATGCCGCCTGACATCGGGCGTTGCATCTGTCTAAGCGTGCGCTTCACTCCTCACATATCATCTCTGCCACGGGGGGTGAGCATGGATGTTCGTGTCTTAGGGCTGTTCTTGTTGCTTTCGGCGTCCGCTTTGTCTGCGCAGACGCGCTCAGCCGCTGGCCGTGGCATCGAGCGTGTGAACCCGAATCGCAATGTCACTGCGGTTCCGAAGCTCGATTGTCGCAAGCTTCTTGCTAGCGATCCTCGGCCATGGGTACATGCATATTGCGAGCATGTCGACTTCGCGATGCAGGACGGCATGTCCCGCGCCTGGGGACGTCCTCGGCCATCTTCGGTTCTTCTCGATATCCCTGCACTTGGTACCGCTGAAGCCAAGGCTTCCGGCGTCTCATGTTCCGAGGGCCGTGTGATCCGCAGAGTGGGCAATGGCTGGGAGCAAGCGCTCGATCAGCAGCGTAACTATCTGCGCTGTCGACCCTCGGTAGAGCTGCCGGCGATATCCATTGGTCGATGACCGGGGCGGGGCTTGCCACTGTGTATTCCTTATCCTGCGATCAATCCACCTGTAAGGCGAGATGGAGCCGACTTTAGGGTTGCCAGGGGCAAGAGCAGCAAGAACGGTAGCAACGCAACGTAGCTGCACGGCGATTTTAACATAATATACATTATGCGAAATTGCGCATACCATCGCGCGTGGCGTTGTCGCGCAGCAAGCCGACCGCTGTCTCAGCCGTCGAGAGCGGTGCAGTTTCACCCCTCAATGGGCTGCCCTGGCCTTGGGTGCCAGGTCTCCTACGCCCCTTGAAAGCGTGAAGTGAGTCGCAATATACGGCAAAAGGAACCAGCCGAACTCCGACTGGCACACAGGCTGAGGGCGACGCGACCCACTCCGGCCTGGTCTAAACTTGGCCGCTGGGAGCACCATGATGGGACATAGCTGGAACGAAGATCGCACCAAGAAGCGCCTCGCAACTCGTTACGAGGAGGTTCGCCAGGTGGACATCCGCGACTACAAGCGGGAAACCTCGCTGGATGACATCCCCGTCAGCCGTGCCTACCGGGTTAACGGCGCGCATGTCTATATCGACATCGTCAATCTGCAGGACATGCTCAACTGCACCAGCGTCGAGGGCGAGATTTGCCACAAGCGCGCTCTTCGCTTCCTGAATCAGCATTACCGGGCCGTGCATCGCATCCTCCTCGAGAGCGAGGTGGTCCGCGTCGATTTTCACAATCAGCGCCTCCACGCGGTGGTGACTAAGCCCTATGGCGCTGCCGAGGAGCGCGCCCGGATCGAGCGCGCCATCGCCATCGCCAAGCTCACCATCGACGTGCTGGCCGAAACCGGCAGTGCGGATGAGCACATCGCCAATGCCCAGGTTCGCGTCGGTATTGACAGCGGGATGGCGCTGGCCGTCAACAACGGCCGCCGCGCGAGTCGTGAGCCGCTCTTCCTTGGCTCTCCGGCCAACCAGGCCGCCAAGTGCGCCGGGTATGGCACGACGGAGGGCATCTACCTCACGCACAGCGCCCGAGCCATGCTGGAACTGCCGGCTCTGAGCGGAGACAAAGACCGCAGCACCCCGCTCACCGAGGAACAGATTGCGGCCTGCGTAGAGGGGGCCGCACTGGGCGTTTCCAAGGCGCGCATCATCGAGCTCTGGAAGGATGAGCAAAAGGACATCCCCATTGGTGAGTTTGAGTTCAGCCGACCCACCCCGCCGCTTTCAGATCTGGAATTCAGCCTGCTTAGCGCGGCAAAGTCGAAGCGCTTCGATGGTGTCTCGATGTATGCGGACATTGATGGGTTTACCAACTTCGTGGATAGGCACTTGGAAGACGACCCGGAGCATCTTGTTCGCGCCTTGCATGTCCTGCGCTCTGAGCTTGACGCGGTAGTGCATTCCGACTTCGGCGGGCGCCGCGTTCGCTTCATCGGTGACTGCCTGCACGGAGTTCTATTGGAAGGAACGGCACACGCGACGGATTCGGAGGCGACAGTCAGTAGCGCCGTTCAATGTGCGGGGGCGCTGCGGAGCAGCTTCTCCGCGGCTATTGAGCACTTGAATTCGGAAGGCTCGGAAACTGATGAGTTGGGTCTGGCCATTGGCTTCGAACTGGGTCCACTTGCGATTTCCCGACTGGGCATGAAGGGAAGCCTCTTGCGCTGCGCAACTGGCCGAGCCGTTTTGATTTCGGAGGCCGAACAGAAGGGCTGTGATGGCGTGCAGACCGCTATTGGCGAAAAGGCCTACAAGGCCGGAACCGAAGCAGTTCGTAGGGTGTTTACCACTGAGCGGAAGGTGGCCAACCTCGACTACGCTGCGGCCGTAGAAGAGCTTGCGGCCTCTGGAGACCGAGTAGCCAAGGAAGCCTTGGCGGCGCACTATGCTGAGGTGGCTCCCGCGGTCGCGCCGGCGCTTGCGCAACCCATTCGCCCCCACGTCGTCGCCCGTTGATGGCGTCGCCATTTGAACTGCTGCAGAGCGTGGCAACCGAATACGGTGCCACGCTGTATCCTGGCGCAACAGGCGGGCTGGTTGACATCTCAGTCACCCGCCCAGGCGGAACAGTGCGTGCGTTCAAGCTCCACCTCACAATCGCCGGGGAACATGTGTTTGCGCGAGAAGCACCCGACCATCACCTACTGCCAAAATTCTGCCCTGATCGCCATATCAACCATGACCAAAGCTTCTGCCTAGGCTGGGGGGACGGCAATCCTAGCCGCATCATCGACGAAGTTGCAGCTAGGCAGTGGTGGGCTACGGTTTACCAGTTCCTGACCCATCAAGCCAGCGCGAACGCCCGCGGGGTCTTCCCCGGCGCAGAGAACGGTCGAGCTCATGGCGATGCTGCCAAGCACCAAGCCATTGCCGAGCGAGCAGCAGAACGTCTGGGTGCAGAGTTCAAGGCTGCGGCCAGTATGGGTAACTTTTTGGTGCGTGAGGATGTGCGCCCCAACAAACATCGACTGGAACTCTGGCGGGCCAATCGGCTGGTTGCGCGCGTTTCACTTCGCAGCAAAACCCTGCTAGCCGAACGGCTGCCCTGCCCCTGTGGGTCCAGTCCAGAGTGCGAAATAGATACATGCAGTGACCATGCCGAAGCTTTGGCAACATTCATTCTTGAACAGCATCGCTGCGTGGTGGCGGACAAGGCTTACCTCGACCAATGCGCTGCAGCAGGTGATATCTGCTGTGGCACGCTTGAAGAATGCGGACTTCGGAAAGCCATCCGGCGCAAGCAGGCCTCATCCGCAAAAAAAGAGAGCTCTCAGCGTGCAAGAACTTCAAAATACTGGCTGCCACCAGCCAAATCAAAGCGACCGCGTTAACGCTGCATGGCAGCAACTCCAGCTCGTGCTTGGATTCTTCTCGCGCGTAGATACGAAACTTTCGGTTGGGCTTGGCATCAACTTGGGCATGCTCGCCATGATTGCTACCCGACTGCCCAAGGTGGATGAGCTAACGTTACTGATCTCAGTCATTGGGGTGCTTTTCCTCGCCCCGCTCACCGTAAGCTTCTGGCATCTATGGTGGGGATACTTCCCGGACATGCGCGGTGGATCTGACTCGCTAATCTACTTCGTTCGAATAGCCCGCCTGAGCGAGTCGGACTTCATAGCGGCGTGCTCGAAGAGAACATTGAGCGAATTTGAGAGCGACATCCTGGGTCAGTGCTGGCGGAACTCCAAGGTACTTTCGCTCAAGTTCCAGTCTTTAAAGTATTCCTATCGCGCCACTGTAGTGGCCATAGCTCCATGGATGGCACTCATCACCGTACTGCCGCCGCCTCCAAAGTAGCCTCGCTTGCAGGTATGAGATAGCTTCAAGTATGCACATCTAATCAGGTAGTTTGACTCTATATTGGCGCTGCGACTTTGGGTGGCGGTGCCACTTATGGGATTACAGCTCAAGGGGGATGCATGAAAATGATTGATCGTTTTAGAGGTGACGCCGGTCGACGACTGCTTGTCGGTGCACTAATCCACCAAAAAATGGTGGGGGGCAATATGGCGCTGGCTGAGATGCTGGCCGATCTCGTCCAACTACGTCAGTTGGAAGCAGGAGAGCCGCTCATCGTAGAGAACGCGGCTGACAACGATCTGTACCTCGTGCTTGATGGCACGTTCGACATTGTCGTGAAAGGCACAAAAGTTGCACAGAGAAAGATCAACGACGTGGTAGGAGAGATCGCAGCAGTCGACCCAACAATGCGGCGCACGGCGGATGTATTCGCAGTGACCGAAGGGCTGGTCGCCGCGCTGACAGAAGAGGATTTATCAAAGGTTTCCGCCGTCCACCCGGAAGTATTTCGGCACATTGCGGTCTTGATGGGCCAGAAGCTGAAGCAGCGTAACGATCGGGTGCGTGCTACACACTCCAAGATACGCGTCTTTCTGATCAGCTCGCGTGAGTCCATGCCGATCGCCCGTGCCGTCCATAACGCGTTTTCCTATGACGCTTTTGATGTTATTCCTTGGCAGGAGGGGGCTTTCAAGGCAACCGGTTACACGCTCCAAACGCTGGAGGACGAAGTCGATAGGGCCGACTTCGCCATCGCTATCGCTCATGCGGACGACATCGTCGAGTACTGTGAAAAGGACTGGCCAGCACCGCGCGACAATGTAATCTTCGAACTTGGCCTATTCATGGGACGACTGGGCCGTCAGCGCGCCATCTTACTCGAGCCACGCAATAACAAAGTCAAGCTTCCTAGCGACTTAGCCGGCGTCACGACCATCACCTATCGGTTCGACAAGGCCAGCGCAGACAAGCAGGCCATGATCGCGCCGGCATGCAATGAACTGCGTGACCACATCATGAACACAGGCCCGCGCCGAGAGGGTTAACACAGATGGGACTCAAAGATGACCTGATTGCCAGCTGCGCGATAGTACATGCCACCAAATGGGACGTAGTCGCCGCGCGCGTGGTCCCCGCTCCGATAGATATTGGGCTAGGTAATGCAGCCAAGAATCTGTCGCAAGCGGTGGTGCTCTACGCAGATCTTGACGGGTCCACAGCCATGGTAGACACCAAATATTGGTGGTTCAGCGCCGAGGTCTACAAGAACTTCCTTAATGCAGCGGCCAAAATCGTCAAATCGGAGGGTGGCGTAATCACCGCCTATGACGGCGATCGGATCATGGCAATCTTCTTTGAAACTAACGGGGGCGACGCGGCAGTCAGAGCCGCATTGCGGATCAATTGGGCAGTGCGAAACATAATAAATCCGGCAATCAAGGCGCGATATAACACAGATTTTATAGCCCGTCATACCGTAGGTATTGATATCTCAGACCTACATGCGGTTAGGACGGGCGTGCGCGGGGACAACGATCTGGTCTGGGTAGGGCGGGCTGCCAACTACGCGGCCAAACTGACTACGCTCAGTACGGAGAGTCCTACCTGGATTACCAAGGCGGTTCACGACAAGCTGTCTGAGGGGCTACTAGCTAAGGATGGCGTGCCGATCTGGAAAAAATGGGAGTGGACCTCGATGAACCAGCACCCGATTCGATCCTCTACGTGGGAGCTACCGATCTCTTGAAACATGCCTCTTATGCTAACAATTTTGCGTCCCGAGCATCCTCTAGTGACAAGCGCTTGGCGAAGCTCCTGCAGAGAATGGGGACAAAGGAATGTCGTGTAGCGCAGCGTGATCGTCATCATCAATGAGTATGTCAAGGGCACCGCCAAGCGGCTGGCGGGATGTGCAACCATGCGCGCCATTCCACTGGATGTTTGTTCCTAATCGTCAACTACACTCTTACCCCCCCCCGATAAATCCTGCTAATCCCCTGCCCTGTTCAGCGCCTGTTTTCGTCCATAAGTGGCCATTCGGCATTGATTCCATATGGACTAAAATCGTGGGCTGAATTGGGCGCATCTCCTGCCCATAACATCATTTCCGATATTTATTCTTGACAACACATGAGCATGAGGGAGTGCATGGATTTCTACATAGACGAGAGCGGCAACACGGGCGACTTGGCACGAACAGGCCCAACCCTTGATTTCGGTGGGCAGGCTGTTTTCAGTTTGGCCGCAATCGGCTTTGAGGACGAAGAATCTCTCACAGAAGAACTAGCTGCGCTAAGGAGGAAGCACAACGTTCAGGCAGCCGAACTCAAACTCAGCAAGATTTTGAAGCGCAAGCCTGCTTTTGCTTTGGATGCAGTTGAGCTTCTAGTCAAGAACGATTTCCCATTCTTCGTTGAAATTGTAGACAAGAAATACCAGCTTGCGGCGAGCATCACCAACGGATTCATCTGGCCTCCCTACTTCAACACGGAAGAATCACAAAATACCGTGTGGCTCAAGAACATCTTTGCGGACTATCTCTATCAAAATCTCTCGAATGAAGTTTTCTTTGCTTTTGTTCAGTGCATGAACTTTCCTTCTAATGAGAACACAGCCGCATATTTTGGCCTTCTCAAAGAATTTGTCAGCCAAGACTCTCACGACGTAGCCAAAGGCATCGTGTCTCAGGTTGACGAAAGCAAGGACGACTTTCGCATAATGATCGAACAGGAAGGTGGTAGAGCACACCGGCGCTTTCTCCCCATTCCAGACATAGGCAAGCGCGAACAGGAGGTCTGGTTACTTCCTAACTACTCTTCTTTTACCAACATCTATGCTCGCATGAATTTATTTCTTTCGAGAAATTTAGAAGGCACTAGAATCTTCCATGATGAGCAGACGCATTTCGATGAAATTATTGCTGCTGCAAAACGTCAAGCCGAGAAAGTCAATATCAGATTTGATAAGTTCAAGCCGCCCTGCTCCGATTATAATTTCAAGCAAATTTCAGATCTATTTTTCAAGGCGTCACCTGAAAGTAATGGAGTTCAATTGGCAGATATCGTCGCAGGTCTATGCATGCGTTGGTATCAGGCTCATCTCAAGAATGAAGATGACACCGACGTTCTTGACCGACCCGTAGACGTTCTCCTTCACCATATCAATCCAGGCAGGGGAGTAGGTATCAATATTGTAGGGCCGCACAACATGGTAGATAAATTATTCGGAGTTGACGGATACTAATTTCCCCCTGGATACGATTTGGCGATGCCAGGAAGATCGAATACCCCACGAAGATTATTGACGCCGTCGTCTCCTTACTGACAGGGCAAGGCCGTGAATGTCAGCTTCCGGCCGAAGCGGACATTCGCCCTACCCCCGATAAATATCCCTAATCCACTGCTCCGCGAGCCTCTGTCTTGGCCAACACCATGCCATTCGCAATAGTCTGCTTTCGCAGAAACAGCAGCAACAGCACTCAGCGGCAGGAGTCGGGCAACCTGTCCAGCATGCCGGCCACCACCGGCGTCAACCGATTTGCGACCTCGGCCGGAATCGCTTCGCCAGCCCCCTGCCCGCTTTCGCTGCGCGCCTGTTCGCAGGCCTTGACGATCCGGGGGCGCGTGCTGGCCCAGAGCGCCCTGCACTGCCAGCCACTGCGGCCCAGCGGCAGCACCGCATAGGCGATCGACTGGCATTCCTGCGCGGCGCGTGCGCCCAGCGGCTGGCTGGCGTACTCGTGCGGTACCGTGTCCAGCGTCGGTTGGTAATAGCTGTCGGGGAACGCGGCCGAGTAGCGCTCCGGGTCCAGTTGCAGCGGCAGGCCGGTCGCCGCCAGGTCGAGCGTGCGCCCGCACGGTGCGGCGGCGGCGATGCGCTGGATCGCCTGGTAGATCGGCTGGTCCAGGTCCTGCTCGCGCGCAGTCACCTCGGACGTCGCGGCCAACACCGGCAGGCGCGCGCGGTTGGCCATTTTCGCCAGTTCGCCGGCATGTGCCGGCGCGCAGCGCTCGCGCACGCTGGCCGTCAGCAGGAACGCCACGTCGCGGGCGAACGCGGCATCGCTGTGCAGCAGCGTGGCGATGCGCTTGCCGGCCGCATCGTCGGGTAATGGCGCGACATGGAATGCGAGGGCGACCGGCGTGCGGACCGCCGCGGTCGCCGCGCCCGATGTCGGTCCCGCTTGCCGGTGCGCGCGCAACGCCAGCAGCACACCGCCAGCGACGGCGAGCGCGCATGCGGCGAGCGCGATCCAACGCATGCTTGGCGACGTCGGCTGCATCGATCCGAGCCCTCAGCCCTTCACTGGGGTGATCGATGCGTCCTCGGCGTCATAGGTCGCATTGGCGATGTGCGCCTTGAAGCTGGCCAGATGCAGCCGCCCCTGCAGATGGAACGGGTCCCACAGCTCCGGCACGTCGATCGGCGTGCGCAGCACGACGTGCAGGATCTGGTTCGGTGGCGGCGGCGGCACGTGGATGCAGGCGCCATAGAACGGCACGAACAGCAGTTCGCTGACCTTGCCCTGGTCGTCGCTTTCCAGCGGCACCACGTAGCCGTCCAGGGCGAAGCGTTTGCCTTCCAACGCCTTCACCACTTCCGACGAACCGAACTGCGCGGCGCGCTGGGTGCCGGAGTGGTCGATCGGCATGCCGTTGACC
Proteins encoded:
- a CDS encoding TraX family protein, which produces MTSGARELLKWIALLLMTGDHVAKVLDDGYLPVVSELGRVAFPLFALVMAYNLAQPGADVLKSVRRLLLWGILAQPACGLAFGYWVPFNVLLSFALAAAAIWSIQQRQWTLLGMCVLAAPPLVDYNWAGLILVLAAWWVFRLRAVPQAPRQEAMRHGVRYVVEHRYARIAILVVAFGPLCWWNGNGWALLALPLMALLVNRNFPIPRTRWAFYFYYVGHLALLAVLARTMAVHAA
- a CDS encoding adenylate/guanylate cyclase domain-containing protein, which encodes MGHSWNEDRTKKRLATRYEEVRQVDIRDYKRETSLDDIPVSRAYRVNGAHVYIDIVNLQDMLNCTSVEGEICHKRALRFLNQHYRAVHRILLESEVVRVDFHNQRLHAVVTKPYGAAEERARIERAIAIAKLTIDVLAETGSADEHIANAQVRVGIDSGMALAVNNGRRASREPLFLGSPANQAAKCAGYGTTEGIYLTHSARAMLELPALSGDKDRSTPLTEEQIAACVEGAALGVSKARIIELWKDEQKDIPIGEFEFSRPTPPLSDLEFSLLSAAKSKRFDGVSMYADIDGFTNFVDRHLEDDPEHLVRALHVLRSELDAVVHSDFGGRRVRFIGDCLHGVLLEGTAHATDSEATVSSAVQCAGALRSSFSAAIEHLNSEGSETDELGLAIGFELGPLAISRLGMKGSLLRCATGRAVLISEAEQKGCDGVQTAIGEKAYKAGTEAVRRVFTTERKVANLDYAAAVEELAASGDRVAKEALAAHYAEVAPAVAPALAQPIRPHVVAR
- a CDS encoding serine kinase, with the protein product MQLSTVRTQRWEPVAGTAATQAGVAADPFHDRLRRDHVLSKQLLGGRFRFESNSEALLQLVEAAFGGVPPHQLPEAADFHIELNLVARHDAPYVFALQPPPVQTHSGAGALCGVIDADNYMVLMPDQGRALLVVSQDMLAHPYHVRYELIEFAVFVLAARAMRLVPLHGACVGAGGRGVLLLGASGAGKSTLALHSMLRGLEFLAEDALFVEPQRMLATGIGNFLHLRPDLLRLVDEQTRAWIAAAPTIRRRSGAVKHEVDIRNGRACLAPAPLQLAGAVFVSSTVAADPQQLLRPIAEHEVLERLTADQPYAAAQPGWSLFARQLQRLGVYELQRGTHPDASVDAVLQLLR
- a CDS encoding Pycsar system effector family protein, whose amino-acid sequence is MQELQNTGCHQPNQSDRVNAAWQQLQLVLGFFSRVDTKLSVGLGINLGMLAMIATRLPKVDELTLLISVIGVLFLAPLTVSFWHLWWGYFPDMRGGSDSLIYFVRIARLSESDFIAACSKRTLSEFESDILGQCWRNSKVLSLKFQSLKYSYRATVVAIAPWMALITVLPPPPK
- a CDS encoding adenylate/guanylate cyclase domain-containing protein; this encodes MGLKDDLIASCAIVHATKWDVVAARVVPAPIDIGLGNAAKNLSQAVVLYADLDGSTAMVDTKYWWFSAEVYKNFLNAAAKIVKSEGGVITAYDGDRIMAIFFETNGGDAAVRAALRINWAVRNIINPAIKARYNTDFIARHTVGIDISDLHAVRTGVRGDNDLVWVGRAANYAAKLTTLSTESPTWITKAVHDKLSEGLLAKDGVPIWKKWEWTSMNQHPIRSSTWELPIS
- a CDS encoding ABC transporter ATP-binding protein — encoded protein: MTARTTAPDQAPPLLRTFIATLDRGERMRICLYVVLSLVCALAGAVATVALVPLVQPGHALTLGGHVLALPDGILAQAAIFVVASAGFALLRWTGARLAADLASGHAVRLRRMVHARLLDAPLPALVDASSAEIANVLTYNIEIIVQGFSALLQLLVAAITAGVSLGIAFLVSPILVLALPPLLGLAVLAFRISGHEQARVSRQYVVDMTRLFWLSEDFPRRLRHVRSFEREDLEKSGYDAISSRLSHGYWRQQALVASGRLLLELSAVAAIAAIMLLAGLWHGIDRGALITVGLLLGRLLPYLVSTRQSFQQLRSAAPALELWQHYVGLGTARAVPATPRAAAPMHGPLRIHRIGLAPPLAAVAIGELILAPGSMTLICGHSGAGKSSLMDVLAGMVEPREFAAQCDGQTLDFAAYRALVRHGAYVGQSVRPWQHTVRDCLAWAEPGASEAAMWQALRDVSLAARLQAGAQGLDTTLNSAAAKLSGGELQRLLLAQVILRQPRIALLDEATSALDAVSEKHVLSTLRQRLPRTALVVVSHRTSLSAVADRCLHMARPASAPLPMAQQPL
- a CDS encoding TIR domain-containing protein; the protein is MKMIDRFRGDAGRRLLVGALIHQKMVGGNMALAEMLADLVQLRQLEAGEPLIVENAADNDLYLVLDGTFDIVVKGTKVAQRKINDVVGEIAAVDPTMRRTADVFAVTEGLVAALTEEDLSKVSAVHPEVFRHIAVLMGQKLKQRNDRVRATHSKIRVFLISSRESMPIARAVHNAFSYDAFDVIPWQEGAFKATGYTLQTLEDEVDRADFAIAIAHADDIVEYCEKDWPAPRDNVIFELGLFMGRLGRQRAILLEPRNNKVKLPSDLAGVTTITYRFDKASADKQAMIAPACNELRDHIMNTGPRREG
- a CDS encoding E2 domain-containing protein, translating into MASPFELLQSVATEYGATLYPGATGGLVDISVTRPGGTVRAFKLHLTIAGEHVFAREAPDHHLLPKFCPDRHINHDQSFCLGWGDGNPSRIIDEVAARQWWATVYQFLTHQASANARGVFPGAENGRAHGDAAKHQAIAERAAERLGAEFKAAASMGNFLVREDVRPNKHRLELWRANRLVARVSLRSKTLLAERLPCPCGSSPECEIDTCSDHAEALATFILEQHRCVVADKAYLDQCAAAGDICCGTLEECGLRKAIRRKQASSAKKESSQRARTSKYWLPPAKSKRPR